The stretch of DNA GCCAACACTTACCTTGTTCTAACGACCTGTAATGGGTAAACGCATGTTGCTCCAAGAGCTCCTGATACCGTCCCACATCCTAATTGTACCAGAGGGCCAGGTTCTATAGAAAATCGCAGAATTTTAACACACAACTGAAGGCAATACCTGATACCGAAGATAACAAACAAATAAGTTTattgtttttacaattttaccTCCATCCTGAATAATATACTTTTTGGACATCTCCTTCAAGGTTTCATAAGCAGCTAGATCTATCCCCGCATACGGGATAATCCCAAGAATAGAAGGAATCAATCCCCTATAAAAAGCACGGGGTCCTTCTTGAACCCATATATCTTTTGAAAGGGTTCCAAGACTAGGAATTTTTCCACTTGCACAAGTAAATGTTTGTAGCCGTGTCTTCACAAGATCCATAGGATATATCGCAGTTTGAGCTACAGCTCCAGCTATACCACCAGCCAGCAGCCGCCCCATACCTCCAATATCGGCTTTCACTTCTCCACCTTTAGCATCTACAATGAAGGTCTTCATCATCTCATAGGTATAAAATCTAATGGCACTCTCAGGGGCCACCTTAAGAACATTTAAGCCATTGCCTCGAAAAAATGCTACTATACCACCTTCTTTCCAAATATCTTTTACTGCTGGCATTATACGAGCTCGTGTTGTTTGGACTTGCAATACAACCTTTAGACGGTCGAGAGGTGCAGTTGCAGTGCGTGATGCAGCACCTGCTACTCCTCCAGCAATCAGATACCTACTTGCATGAATGTGCTTACCAACACCAGCGGGAATAACGGTATGCTCCCCAATATCAACCATGCATATCCGCTCCAAATAATGGTAAATGTTCTCAATAGTTGCCTCGTGAGGGTAAAGCAGCAGAAAGTCCCTCCATTCCTCAAATGTTATAACACCATTATGATCCTTGTCAACACGTTCAACAAAATGTGCGAGTTCCTTGTCATCAATTTTAATCCCTGAAATAGAGAGACTGGTGTGGTTTATAGAATGAACCAACTACCAAAGCATGTCACAAACTAAGAAAATCTTAATCATATAACAAGAATAAACTAAAATTAGATACCTTATATGTTATATCTAATTTCAACTTTGCAATCAAAAGTAGAAATCAAATGGGCTTATATTGTGTAGGTTGTCAATCACTAATTCAGGACACATGAAAATAAAACGGGAAACTAGAGTGGTTTGCCAATCAAACAATAAGGACAGATGgagttaaaaataaagttacacAGAGCAATTGATGAATGACATGTCAGTGTTCACTTATGAGTATGACTACTGATTAAAAGAACCTATAAAAACAGGTGTGAGAAAATGTTACTTTTAACATATGGTTTTCTTTCTCCCCTTCCTTCCGACTTTTCCACAATGCAACTGGAGTTTTAACAGGTATGCAAATCTTATACATAAATTGCCTCAACAGGAAGGAAAATGCCAAAATGTGTATTACACTTATCATTCTATCAGAAAACGCAATCAGGCTTCTCTTATGCTGACACAAATTTCTAAGATGATACACTTAGATAAATCACAATATGTCAACTTTGCATTGTTACACTATATTAAACAGTCCAACAACTATAACCATCCCAGGCAATAATCATCCAAATTATGCACTGTTACTGAGCTAGCTTACCCAAATTATGGGTTAAAGGCCAAGCCAGCTATGACAGCGTACACCCCATAATCAAATACCCTGCAGTCATATAAGTTCACGCATTCACTACAGTCAGCAAATCAAAACCGTTGAGTGAAATACAGATGACTCATATTCCAAGTTCctaacttaaactcaatttacCGTTCTATTAAGTCAATCAGTATCCATTCAACTTCCAATTTACTGACTGAATGCATGAATTTGTGACCACGGGTAATCTGAGTCCATGGGATCCATTGCAAAATAAGTGTCATTACATATTGTATCTCAAACTATCATACCAGGCAATATAAAcatatgagtttaattttgatgCAATGTCTGGGGAAAAACCTTTTACACTATCAAGTAACCACAACCATTGTGACTTTTAGTATAGTTATAATCGAAGTCATGCATTTTTAATGATTCGacaattataattgattgacgGCGTAAAACATACTTAACCATGTGTGTAGCGTATGCTAATTAAATCTAAAATGTAaatacaaatcaaaatcaagaaaaagtaaaacaacCAAACAACTAAGAAATCAAAAAAATTGGAAAGcgaattataaaatgaaaaaaaaaagcaacaaaAGAAAAGACATGCCTGCTCTTACAAGTGCCTCCCAAAGCTCCTCTGGCAAAATGCAACCATTATGTTCAACGTCAATAGCTTGAAATATACGGTAAAGTTCAACCTCTTTATCATCCATATATTTCTTAAATTCAACAAAATCAACACGGTTATCTTTGTTTGCATCACAAGCATTCAACAAATCCGTAGCATATTTATACTCAGACGGAATCTCAAGGGCAGATAAACCAGCTTCAATGTGTGAAAATTCCAAATAACCACGATTCTCCTTATCGAAGAAATTGAAAAGGCTTCGAATTCTCTTATCCCTTTCTTCCTTCGTTTCCTGTGATGCTAACAAAACATGATCCATTGTTACTGGACCTGATTTCTTCACAGGGTTGCAACGCTCTTAATCGAGATTCAAATTCCACGCTgaaatgaagagaaaaatagTTTGTGAAGAAAAACGCGGTTTTGAAATAAGTGATAA from Cicer arietinum cultivar CDC Frontier isolate Library 1 chromosome 3, Cicar.CDCFrontier_v2.0, whole genome shotgun sequence encodes:
- the LOC101488713 gene encoding calcium-dependent mitochondrial ATP-magnesium/phosphate carrier protein 2-like is translated as MDHVLLASQETKEERDKRIRSLFNFFDKENRGYLEFSHIEAGLSALEIPSEYKYATDLLNACDANKDNRVDFVEFKKYMDDKEVELYRIFQAIDVEHNGCILPEELWEALVRAGIKIDDKELAHFVERVDKDHNGVITFEEWRDFLLLYPHEATIENIYHYLERICMVDIGEHTVIPAGVGKHIHASRYLIAGGVAGAASRTATAPLDRLKVVLQVQTTRARIMPAVKDIWKEGGIVAFFRGNGLNVLKVAPESAIRFYTYEMMKTFIVDAKGGEVKADIGGMGRLLAGGIAGAVAQTAIYPMDLVKTRLQTFTCASGKIPSLGTLSKDIWVQEGPRAFYRGLIPSILGIIPYAGIDLAAYETLKEMSKKYIIQDGEPGPLVQLGCGTVSGALGATCVYPLQVVRTRMQAQSSYKGMADVFRKTLEHEGFRGFYKGIFPNLLKVVPSASITYMVYESMKKSLDLE